Genomic DNA from Gimesia aquarii:
CGAGCATTGGGTTACATGGAACCAGCTGGGTTCTCCAGGTTTTGCCGTTTGTGGATCAGTCTGCCGTTTATAATCAATGGAATTTTGGTACGAATGTCTTAGGAAATCGTGCTATTGCAGAGACTAACTTGCCTGTTTTTTATTGTCCCACCCGCCGCAGTAAAGTCAGGAAGATCGATGATCGCATCATGCTCGGCGAAAATCCATCAGCTGGTACTCCCACGAATCGATTTACAAAAGGAGGATGTGATTATGGTACTTGTATTGGCGGTGGGAATGGCTGGGCTGATGGAGATTTTTTTCATTTAACACACCGCACCGATTCTCTCATTGGTACTTTTGGTGGTGGCAGTAATGGTTTTCTGGGTATGTTTTCTGTGAACAGTGATACCTCGATACGCGATGTTGATGATGGAACCTCCAATACGATTATGACAGGCGAATTACAAAAGCTGCATGGAACAACGGCTCCACAAGCCAGTCAGGATGCCTGGGCGGCAGGTGGTGTGGCTACAATGTTTGATACCGGGATTTCAGGAGGGACGGCAGGCGGGTTTAATAATAATTTTTATCAATCCGCAGGCAGTGATCACGAGGGAGGAGCTCATTTCGGGTTTGGAGATGGTTCTGTCCGGTTTCTGAGTGAAAATATGAGTTCCCAGGTTTATCTGGAACTAGGGACCGCTGATGGAAAAGAACTCACAAATTTTGCACCTTGATTATGTCTGATTTTTCTTTGCATATTTTAAGTGCGTCAAAGTTGCCTCTATTGCACAGCATAATTGAGTGATTTCACTCAAGTCACATTTTAGAAATCTCGTCACGTGCAAATGAATGCCTGGCTTTCAGAGATTCTATTGCTCACATCCCGGTAGATTTCCATAATACGCTCTCCTGATTACGAATTTATAGACTATGGAGAGTTGGCGATGTCAAATCCTGAGCATGTGAAAATTGTCAGGCAGGGAACAGAAGCATTAACGCAGTGGCAATCTGAGAATCCAGACGTCTTACTAGATTTGAGTGGTGCTAATTTAGGTGGGGCAGAGCTGGGTGAAGCGAATTTACACGAGGCAAATTTAAGTGAAGCCAATTTATTTCATACAAATTTGAAAAAAGCAAATCTCAGTAAAGCTGATTTAAGTAAAGCCAATTTATTTCATGCTGATCTCAGTGAATCTAATTTACGATATGCAAATCTGAATGAAGCTAACTTACATGATGCGAATTTGAGTCAAGCTAATCTGCTCAGTGCCGACTTAAGTAAAGCCAGCATGTTCAACGCAGACTTTAATGATGCCAATTGTATTAATGTCAATTTGAAACAAGCGAATCTCAAAATGGCGATTTTTAAAATGGCGATTTTGAGAGATGCGAATCTGAGTCAGGCAAACATGAGCAAAGCCGACTTGAGTTGGTGTGATTTAAGTGGCGCTGATTTGAGCAAGGCTGATTTAAATACTGCAGATTTGAGTAATGCCGACTTGAGTTGGTGCAAGATGAGTGGTTCAAAATTAAATGAAACTGATTTGACTGGGGCAATCTTAAATGCGGCTGACCTTTCTTTGGCGCTTCTGCAAGGAACGAATTTAGAATCTACTGAACTAACGAATGTGATTGTCGATTCCAGAACCTATTTTAGTGGGTGTAAATATAACAAAAAGTCTGACGCAACTGGAACTGCTCTACGAACCGCGCGATTTAATCCGATTACAGATTTGAGTTACCTGGAGTGGAACATGCGTCGTCATATGTGGGAAACCAAATATCAGGAAATGCCAACAATGAAGAAATGGGCGGTGCAGGCTTTCTGGTGGTCTTCAGATTATGGTAATTCGACTCAACGGATTCTGGCTTGCATTGTTGGTTTCGCTCTACTATTTGCGATGATTTATAGTAGTTCGATTGTGCTGGATGACTACATTATTACAAGCGAACTCCCGTTTGTGGAGCTACCAGACAAACTGGTTAGTGCGAGCATCTTTATGCGAATTTACTCATGCTTGTACTTTTCCTGTGTCACAATGACCACACTGGGCTTTGGTGATATTCATGCGAATCCGCTAAGTGTAACAGGACAAGCACTCGTGATGTTAGAAGTGCTAATCGGTTATATCCTACTTGGTTCGTTGATCACTAGATTGAGTGTCAGCTTTACCTCAGTAGAATAAAAGAATCTCAACACTCAAGATTTGGAAAAATGAACTCTTCTACTTTTTCTGAAAGTTCAAGTATCGTCGTTTTCTGAATTGCCTGAACCCGAGTTTCCTGGTCTTTCGCTTGTATCACAGAAAGAACCGTCTCGATTAATTCTGCATTTCTAAAGGGCTTCGTCAGAAATGCGTTAATGCCTCCCTCATTAATGGCACGCTTTGCGGTCGAGATGGAATTGTCACCGGTTAAAACAATTCGTTTGGTCTCCGGCGAGTGCTCAGTAATCCACGACAATAATTCCGTTCCCGACATGCCAATCATATTTTCATCAGTCACAACCACATCGATTTGATGCATTTCAATGAGTTCAATTGCTTTTTCGGCTGAAGTGCTGGTCAAGATGACGATGTCTTTTTTCTCTAGTGGCCGTAACACTCTACGAACACATTTTAGAATGCTAGGTTCATCATCAACAAGCAGAATAGATTGTCCCATAAAATCTCCGTTTCTAATTAATTGAATAAAGTCTCAATGGATGAGCAAAAAAGGAATTCTTTCAATTTAAACCTGGAGAGGAGTCTTCTGGGGAGTTTCTTTAGAGAGAGTGTTCTTTTTTTCTTCTACTGGTTGGGAATTAACAAAAATACGATCACTAATGGGGTTTGCCAGTGACAGGGATCTGAGGCTTTCAAGATGTCGTTGGCCAAGTACTGTACCTCGGGGGAGTAAGAGGCCGCCATTATTTGAAAACAGATCACGTGAGAGTGTCATTCCCAGTTTGAGCTCGTAGGGTCGCAGACGAAGATCCTGTTCAACGGTGACATCCATTTCCGCTTCTGTTACAGATTCAAGCTCGGAGTGTTGAGTATGAATCGATTCAACGGTTTCTTTCTTATGTGTCTGTTTGACCTCGGGGGTATCGTTCACAGATTGTTTGTTAAGATAATCTAAGAGAGCACTTTCATGTTCCTCTGGCAACAGGTATTTGTGAAGTGCAGAGAGAACTTGAGGGTCAAACCATGTCCCGGAATGTTCTTTCATTGATTTCAGAATTGCTTCAGGTGACTTTGGTTGTGCCCCCGATTTATTATTGGCGAGATGATCATAATAGTCAGCAACGAATATGACTCTTGATCCCAGAGGAATTTCTTCGCCTTTCAATCCATCTGGATACCCACTTCCATCGAAGTGTTCATGATGATGGCGAATTAAGACTGCTGCTTTTTCGAGACTGGGCACCATTTGGGCAATCTTTTCACCGAGAATGACATGGTTTTGCACCTGTCTTTGCTCAACGGGAATCAGCTTGTTATATGGTTTGGCCAATAAATTCTCTGGTAATTCAATTTTACCAAGGTCGTGCAGTAAGGCGGCTGAGTTGATTTGAAATAAATCATCCATAGAAAGTCCGAGTTGTTTACCGATCTGTCCTGTTGTCACAGTGACCCGTTTGGCGTGTTCTCCCAGGTCAGAACTATGCATTTCACCAAGTTGGGCCATTGCCCGGATCGAACCAATAAACCCCTGCTTCAACTGTTGGTTAAGGAGAGTCACTTTTTCAGTACGTTCCCTGACTTTTGTTTCCAGGTTTTGATTTAAATCGCGAAGTTCTTCATTTTGCGAAAGGGTCAATTCCTGCAGACGTTTGTTTTCTTGCCTTAAACTGTACTCATCAATAGCACGCTTGATTTCATTGCGTAATTCAAGATCATTCCAGGGTTTGGTTAAAAACCGATAGACGGAACCTTGATTAATTGCTTCAATCGCAGCCTCTTTGTCAGCATATCCCGTCAGAATGATACGAATGGTATCAGGGGAGAGTTCTCTGACCTGTTCTAACAACTTTGTACCTTCTAATTCTGGCATGCGCTGATCCGATACGATCAGCGCAAATTCATCGTTTTGTACAAGTTCGCAAACTTCTGTCGGAGAGCTGGTTGTAATGATGTCAAAACTGTCTTTTCGGAACAATCTTGCAAATGCTTTCAAAATGTGGGGTTCGTCGTCGATGAATAAAATTTTGGGATTCATCATACTGTCTCCTGCATTGCTAAATTCGTCAGATGGTCATTGAGCCAGATACGAAGTTGTTCGATATCGATTTCCAGTTGGCTGTCATCATGAGTTAAATCATGATTGACAATGCCAGCATGATGATAAGCGATCATGTTATCAGACCATTCATCCGGTAAAGTTTCAGGAGCGGTGTCTTCATCAGTCAGGACCGCGATCATCGATGCTCCGGAAGGTATCTGCTCATTCACTGTGATGGTTTCAATACCCTGGCTCAGTAACAACAAGCTGATGGTTTGAGAGAGGTGTGGGTCCTGAATCACGATTCCCACACAGTTTTCTGGTGGATTTGAAACAGTTGGATAGTGTTGCTGAGAAGTAATGTTAAACAGACGCTCGGTATGCGCTACTTCAGTCGGAAGAGTCTGTAGGGTCTTTTGCACTGCTCCAGAAAGCGATCCACCCGTAAAGGAAAAGTGCTGTCCAAATGGAGTGGCACATGTATTTCCGCTGAATCCAATACCTGATACTTTCGCCAGATTATTTGCTGCATTGACAAGGAACAGTAATTGATCTGGTTCTGATGAAATAGACAAATCACTGTTTCTGAAGTGATGATTTTGTACGGTATGAGCTACAGACTGAGGGATTTTCCAGCGTTCGCACAACGCAAAACCAACATCTCCATGATTTAACCCCAGTTTTGCATTTTCCAGGGTGTGCAGTGCCAGTTGATGAGAATGAGCTGTTGTGATTAACGCGACGTACTGATCTGAATAGGCTTCAATTAAGAGTAGTTTTCCAATGTCATGCAGGAGGCCTGCCAGAAAGGCTTCTTCCGGGTCACAAATAGCAAGGTCTTTGGCGAGCTGTCTTGCTCCGATTGCGACTGACAGAGAATGCCGCCAAAAGTCATCGACTTTAAATAGGGGGGCATCCTTACTTAAATTCGGCCTCAGGGCTGTTACCGCTAATCCCAGTGCAATATTGCGAACTCCGTGCGTGCCCAGGACAACAATTGCCTGAGGGATTGTGTTGATTTGTCTGGAAAAACCGAAAAACGAAGAGTTTACAACTCGTAAAATTTGAGCAGCGAGCCCTGAATCCGTCTCGGCAACATTCGCCATGTCCTGTGCAGTCGCCTTTGGATCTCCGGCCAGTCGACTCAACTCCTGAGCGACTTCCGGCAGGGGGGGGACCTTACGCACGATTTTGAAAATTTCATCGAGTTTCTTTTCGTTCATGGCTTTTCCTCCAGTGCCAGAACACATCCGCGTAGTTCTTCTCCGTTTGTTAATCTTTTACAATGTGCGAGCACCTGTTTCCCAAAGACGTCCAGCGAATCTGTCTCAGCTGGTTTGGTACCAGACAAGCAATCGGAAACTGTTACGTAGATCTCATTCGAGAAGGCATCTTTGATATCAGAGCCAAGATGAATGTCGCGCAGTTCTGGAAACATTTGATCGACGGCTTCATTCACCAGGACAATGATGCCCTCTGCGCTAATTCCAATCACGGGGATGGGAATATTTGCCAGAACTTCCTGAGAAAAATGTAAAGACTGAGTGCTTTTACCAACCAGATCTTCTAATCGCTGGTTGAGTTTGCTGAGCTCCGCATTTTGAAGTTTAATCTCTTGGGTCAGATTGCGATTTTCTTCCAGCAGCTCATACTGTCTTAAGCACTGTCTGATTGTGATTCGAATCTCTTCATCATTCCAGGGCTTCGTTAAAAAACGGTAAATGGCACCTTTGTTGATGGAATCAAGGATAGTCGCAGCATCAGCGTATCCAGAAAGGACGACACGTACGCATTCTGGATATTTTTCTTTGACTTGTAAGAGAAATTCAGTTCCGGTCATTTCAGGCATGCGTTGATCAGAAATCACAACACTGACTTGTTGCTCTGCAAGTACAGCAAGTCCTTCAGTACCACTATTGGCAGTGATTAGCTGATAGTCTTCATTTCTCAATAATCGTTTGAGAGATCGAAGCACATTGATTTCATCATCAACACATAAGATGGTTTTTTGATTCATGCACTCATCCCTTCCAGTGGCAACCGAATAATAAAGGTCGTTCCTACTCCGACTTCACTTTCAACAGCAATGTTTCCATTATGCTTCTGGATGATTCCATAAATAATTGACAGGCCTAGCCCTGTACCCTGACCAACGGGTTTGGTTGTGTAAAAAGGGGTGAAAATCTGTGAAAGCTGATCTTCAGGAATCCCAGTGCCTGTATCAGAAATGCGAATGATGATTTCTGACGCGTTTGCTTCCGTTTTGATCGTGATCGTGCCGCGCTCGGGAATCGCTTGTGCTGCGTTTACCAATAGATTCATAAATACCTGATTTAATTGGCCAGGAGAACAACGTATGTCAGGGATCTCGCCTAATTCAGTGTGGATCTCGCTTTTATATTTCAGTTCATTCCAGACGACTTTGAGTGTGGCTTTGATACCCTCATTGATGTTTGCCTCTTTGACGCTCGCCTCGTCGAGTCGCGCAAAGCTTTTCAGGTTTTGTACGATTTCGGTGACGCGGACCAATCCGTCTGAGGACTCGGTCAGAAGTTCAACAACATCATCCTGGATATCTGAAAGGTCTTCTTCCTCATGGATCGATTGAATTTTATCTAACAGCACTTTTTGTTGTGTTTTGTCTTCAGAGCGTATTGCTTCTGTTAATTCTCCATAGACGTTTAACAGTCGTGTGAATATTTCTACATATTCACTTAATGTACCGACATTACTTTTAACAAATCCGACGGGGTTGTTAATTTCGTGTGCCACACCAGCCGCCAGCTGACCTAAAGATGCCAGCTTCTCGGACTGGATTAACTGGGATTCCAGCATGTGACGATTAGAAATATCTCGTACAAATGCATTCAACACGCAGGGCTCTCCCTCAGAAGCAATCGAAACAGAAATTTCAATTGGAAACTCCTGTCCTGCTTTATTGAGAGCGGTTGCTTCAATCAATTCATTCTGAGTGTGTGGAATCGCAGTTTTGCGAAACTCTGTTAATTTTTCTCTGAAAGGGTCACGGTGCTTCTCAGGCATCATGAGATCAATGAGGTTTTTTTCGATGGCTTCTTTATAGCTCCAGCCAAAGAGTCGTTCCGCGGCTTTATTCCAATCCAGAATCGTTCCATCATCCCACATGGAGACAAAACCATCGGCTGCGGAATCGATGATCAGACGTGTCCGTTTTTCCGCCTGCTTCAGAGCATTTTGAGCGATTTCTAAAATTTGCTCAGATTTGATTTTATCTAATGCGCGTTCAACAATCGTGGGAAGCAGACTGGTAAAAGAATCGTCTTTGATGAGGTAATCGACGGCACCACGTTTCATCATTTGAACGGCGACAGTTTCACTGCCTCGGGCGGTCATCACTAGAAATTCAAAATGCTGTCCTCGTTTGCCCAGTTCATCGACAACATCGATGCCCTTCATATCAGGCAGTTCATAGTCAAGTAGCAGCAGCTTCGCCTTGTTCTCGTTAAGCCAATCTAAAGCGTCACGGCCGGTCGTGACGCATTCGATATGCAGCGACAAGTCGTTAAGGGACTCTTTGATAATACGTGCCTGCGTATTGCTGTCTTCGATAATGAGAATCGTACCACCAAGACTCGTCACAGCGTCATAGTTTTTGAGCTTGTCGAATTGTGGTGTAACTGTTTCGTCAATTTCTTGTGTTAAGACGTGTTGAGTCATTGATTCCCCCTCTGGAAGTTGAACATTACAACAACCTGTGTTCAACAAGGGGGAAATTGATCAAAGGTATTGCAATTGATAATGTTTGTCTGATTGTTGATTTCGATGTGCCATTGTTTTTTATGGAACCCATTCAACAAAAGTCAGTGTCTTTGTTCCAAATGTAGGTCACACCATTTATCCATGAATTAAATAATTTTGAAATGAGTGCAATCCCTCAGAGGAAGATAATTCGAGTTGATAAAAAGCAACAGCAGGTATGAAGAAAGATGCAGATGTCAGTTACTGGATCACGATCATGCAAATCATATTTTTACGACTTAGGTAGATTCACTACTGACCTGAGTATCTATTGTAAGTACTGATCTTAAATGGAATTATTTAAAATACAAACAGATGATGCTAGTTACAAAAGCATCGTCAACGTTACAATAAAAAACTGTTTTATTGGCAGGCACATTCAAATTAAAAAAACTTACATTGAACAATACGGAGTTCTGTTATGCCTGCTAACGAGAATCCTCAAGGTTGCCTTACGGCAATATTGAAGATATTTGGGATCGATTTAGGAGCTACTTCACAATCAAATAAAACACTTCCGTATCGATTACGAGATGATTTTCTTTCACCTGCTGAATTCTCATTTTATTGCGTTCTCAAAAAGGCGGTTCAAGAAGAGTTTACTATTTGCACGAAAGTTAACTTAAGTGATCTCTTTTTTGTTCCAAGATCGAAAGAGAGCCGTAGTTTTCTGAATAAGATAGATCGTAAACATGTTGACTTTCTATTATGTGAGGTAGCTACCATGAGACCCCTACTTGGAGTGGAGCTTGACGACGCGAGCCACTCTCGAAAAGATCGGATAGAGCGGGATCAGTTTGTTGATTCTGTTTTCGAAGCAGCAAGTCTTACTCTTTTGCGCGTTCCAGCGGCAAAGACATATCGTGTTTCAGATATTGCTGGCTCCATACAGCAGAAGGTAGCAAGTCAGACATCACTTAAAGCAGAATTCAAACGTAAGCCTGAGAAACCAATCTGTCCTAAGTGTGAAACACCGATGGTGCTTCGAACGGCTAAAAAAGGGAATCAGCAAGGACAGAAATTCTGGGGATGTCATAATTATCCGAAGTGTAGAGAAGTAATCAGACCGTAAAAGGATCAGACCAATTCGCGAATCGGTGTCTGCTGGTCGATTAAATATTGCGGACGGCCGGTGTTGTCTTCGATGGTGGTCGAAGCGACGTCGATTCCCAGGTTGTGATAGAGTGTTGCGAAGACTTCCTGCATATGGACGGGGCGGTCAACGGCTTCTTCTGCCAGTCGGTTTGTAGAACCAATGACTTGCCCGTTTTGCATTCCGCCGCCTGCCATTAATGCGGCATGCACGCGCGGCCAATGGTCGCGGCCCGCTCTGGGATTGATTTTCGGAGTTCTTCCAAATTCACCCCAGACGATAACGGTGACATCTTGATCCATACCACGTTCATGGAGGTCTTCGACCAATGCCGCCACACCCTGATCGAGTAAAGGGACAACCTTTCTGGCATACGCAAAGTTATTGCCGTGCCAATCGAAATGCGCAAAGCTGCAAGTCACACATCGGGCACCCGCTTCAACTGCGCGGCGTGCCAACAGAAAGCGGGACATGATGGCTTGATAGCCTTTGTCGAGCGAATAGTTCAAAACCTTGGGGCTGTCTTTGCCGTAGCGCGCTCGAACCTTGGGATCTTCTTTTTCCAGATCAAGAGCTTCTACTAACCGGGATGAGGAGAGAACTTCTAAAGCCTGTTTTGTATGTCCATCGTAGGTTCCGTCGGTCAGCCGCGTTTCAGCGACGTTGCGAAAACGATCGAGTCCCTTTAACAAGTGGGCACGTTCATTCAAGCGGGCAGGGGAGATGGAATTGAGCGTCATGTTTTCCATCACACGTCCGTCCGGTCGAAACGGAGCATGTTCTAGTCCCAGGAACCCAGAACTTTTTATGTTCCAGGGGTGATGAGCCATCGTGTGTGATAAATCGATGTAAGGAGGGACTGTGGGATTCACCGGTCCTTCCACTTTGGAGAGCGCTGAACCCAATGCAGGCCAGCCACCTTGAGGTTGTGCGCTGCGGAAGTGGTGACCTGTGCAACACTCAAATGAATCATGGCGGCCTTCCGCGCCGACGAGAGAGCGGATGATTGAAAACTTATCCATCATACCAGCCACACGTGGCATGAGTTCGCTGATTTGAATGCCGGGTACGTTCGTATTGATCGGTTTGAACTCGCCCCGTACCTCAGCGGGCGCATCAGGTTTCAAGTCAAACATATCCTGATGCGGAGGCCCGCCCGCCAGAAAGATCATGATCACAGCTTTGTGAGATGACGGTTTTCCGCTTTGTGCCTGTGCTTTCAAAATTTGAGGTAGGGAGAGCCCTCCCATCGCCAGACCACCAATTTGCATAAAGGAACGTCTAGGCACTTTGTCGCACAAACGAACTGGTTGATCTTCAAGTCTGAGCATCAATACTTACCCTCGGCGAAAAACAATCAGCTTACGAGCACTGGATCTGCAATGATCCCTTCAGTCATATAAGCATATGCTAATGTGTTCTGTTTTGATAGCACAATTGATCGTATCAATCAAAAATTTGAGAAATTAGTGATTCCGTGTGACACGCAAAATAGAGACGATTAAACAGCTCTGTCAAAAGCAATGCGCCCCTCTTCAACACTGCCATAAATCGTGAGCCGGTAACTGGGGATATTTTCTGTCAGTCTGATGCCACGCGATTGAAACGGGTCAAACATTATCCAGCCTTTTTGTTCAAGCACTTTCAATTGATTCATAACCAGGTTAGTCGATCGGATTTCAAGTACATAAACGATCTGATGCAAAGTAGGCGCGAGTCCTGTGTTGTCAATTTCATGTGTAATATAGTCGAGAATTTGCTGTTGCTGGTCAGTCAAATACTGGTTCATTGATTTCTCCAGTGCGCATCGGGCGCGTTTGATGAGCGCATTGAGGCACTCACAATCATCCATGAGAATCAGGCCCGGATTCCAATACAGGCCGTAACAAGAAAAAACGCAATGATTATTTTTAAGTGACTACCTT
This window encodes:
- a CDS encoding DUF1559 domain-containing protein gives rise to the protein MRKTIRNRGFTLIELLVVIAIIAILIALLLPAVQQAREAARRSTCKNNMKQIALGLHNYHETHGVFPPGAIATTTTSTAYDVWGEAGNTTSIGLHGTSWVLQVLPFVDQSAVYNQWNFGTNVLGNRAIAETNLPVFYCPTRRSKVRKIDDRIMLGENPSAGTPTNRFTKGGCDYGTCIGGGNGWADGDFFHLTHRTDSLIGTFGGGSNGFLGMFSVNSDTSIRDVDDGTSNTIMTGELQKLHGTTAPQASQDAWAAGGVATMFDTGISGGTAGGFNNNFYQSAGSDHEGGAHFGFGDGSVRFLSENMSSQVYLELGTADGKELTNFAP
- a CDS encoding pentapeptide repeat-containing protein, with amino-acid sequence MSNPEHVKIVRQGTEALTQWQSENPDVLLDLSGANLGGAELGEANLHEANLSEANLFHTNLKKANLSKADLSKANLFHADLSESNLRYANLNEANLHDANLSQANLLSADLSKASMFNADFNDANCINVNLKQANLKMAIFKMAILRDANLSQANMSKADLSWCDLSGADLSKADLNTADLSNADLSWCKMSGSKLNETDLTGAILNAADLSLALLQGTNLESTELTNVIVDSRTYFSGCKYNKKSDATGTALRTARFNPITDLSYLEWNMRRHMWETKYQEMPTMKKWAVQAFWWSSDYGNSTQRILACIVGFALLFAMIYSSSIVLDDYIITSELPFVELPDKLVSASIFMRIYSCLYFSCVTMTTLGFGDIHANPLSVTGQALVMLEVLIGYILLGSLITRLSVSFTSVE
- a CDS encoding response regulator, with the translated sequence MGQSILLVDDEPSILKCVRRVLRPLEKKDIVILTSTSAEKAIELIEMHQIDVVVTDENMIGMSGTELLSWITEHSPETKRIVLTGDNSISTAKRAINEGGINAFLTKPFRNAELIETVLSVIQAKDQETRVQAIQKTTILELSEKVEEFIFPNLEC
- a CDS encoding HD domain-containing phosphohydrolase is translated as MMNPKILFIDDEPHILKAFARLFRKDSFDIITTSSPTEVCELVQNDEFALIVSDQRMPELEGTKLLEQVRELSPDTIRIILTGYADKEAAIEAINQGSVYRFLTKPWNDLELRNEIKRAIDEYSLRQENKRLQELTLSQNEELRDLNQNLETKVRERTEKVTLLNQQLKQGFIGSIRAMAQLGEMHSSDLGEHAKRVTVTTGQIGKQLGLSMDDLFQINSAALLHDLGKIELPENLLAKPYNKLIPVEQRQVQNHVILGEKIAQMVPSLEKAAVLIRHHHEHFDGSGYPDGLKGEEIPLGSRVIFVADYYDHLANNKSGAQPKSPEAILKSMKEHSGTWFDPQVLSALHKYLLPEEHESALLDYLNKQSVNDTPEVKQTHKKETVESIHTQHSELESVTEAEMDVTVEQDLRLRPYELKLGMTLSRDLFSNNGGLLLPRGTVLGQRHLESLRSLSLANPISDRIFVNSQPVEEKKNTLSKETPQKTPLQV
- a CDS encoding HDOD domain-containing protein: MNEKKLDEIFKIVRKVPPLPEVAQELSRLAGDPKATAQDMANVAETDSGLAAQILRVVNSSFFGFSRQINTIPQAIVVLGTHGVRNIALGLAVTALRPNLSKDAPLFKVDDFWRHSLSVAIGARQLAKDLAICDPEEAFLAGLLHDIGKLLLIEAYSDQYVALITTAHSHQLALHTLENAKLGLNHGDVGFALCERWKIPQSVAHTVQNHHFRNSDLSISSEPDQLLFLVNAANNLAKVSGIGFSGNTCATPFGQHFSFTGGSLSGAVQKTLQTLPTEVAHTERLFNITSQQHYPTVSNPPENCVGIVIQDPHLSQTISLLLLSQGIETITVNEQIPSGASMIAVLTDEDTAPETLPDEWSDNMIAYHHAGIVNHDLTHDDSQLEIDIEQLRIWLNDHLTNLAMQETV
- a CDS encoding response regulator, coding for MNQKTILCVDDEINVLRSLKRLLRNEDYQLITANSGTEGLAVLAEQQVSVVISDQRMPEMTGTEFLLQVKEKYPECVRVVLSGYADAATILDSINKGAIYRFLTKPWNDEEIRITIRQCLRQYELLEENRNLTQEIKLQNAELSKLNQRLEDLVGKSTQSLHFSQEVLANIPIPVIGISAEGIIVLVNEAVDQMFPELRDIHLGSDIKDAFSNEIYVTVSDCLSGTKPAETDSLDVFGKQVLAHCKRLTNGEELRGCVLALEEKP
- a CDS encoding hybrid sensor histidine kinase/response regulator, which codes for MTQHVLTQEIDETVTPQFDKLKNYDAVTSLGGTILIIEDSNTQARIIKESLNDLSLHIECVTTGRDALDWLNENKAKLLLLDYELPDMKGIDVVDELGKRGQHFEFLVMTARGSETVAVQMMKRGAVDYLIKDDSFTSLLPTIVERALDKIKSEQILEIAQNALKQAEKRTRLIIDSAADGFVSMWDDGTILDWNKAAERLFGWSYKEAIEKNLIDLMMPEKHRDPFREKLTEFRKTAIPHTQNELIEATALNKAGQEFPIEISVSIASEGEPCVLNAFVRDISNRHMLESQLIQSEKLASLGQLAAGVAHEINNPVGFVKSNVGTLSEYVEIFTRLLNVYGELTEAIRSEDKTQQKVLLDKIQSIHEEEDLSDIQDDVVELLTESSDGLVRVTEIVQNLKSFARLDEASVKEANINEGIKATLKVVWNELKYKSEIHTELGEIPDIRCSPGQLNQVFMNLLVNAAQAIPERGTITIKTEANASEIIIRISDTGTGIPEDQLSQIFTPFYTTKPVGQGTGLGLSIIYGIIQKHNGNIAVESEVGVGTTFIIRLPLEGMSA
- a CDS encoding DUF2726 domain-containing protein, yielding MPANENPQGCLTAILKIFGIDLGATSQSNKTLPYRLRDDFLSPAEFSFYCVLKKAVQEEFTICTKVNLSDLFFVPRSKESRSFLNKIDRKHVDFLLCEVATMRPLLGVELDDASHSRKDRIERDQFVDSVFEAASLTLLRVPAAKTYRVSDIAGSIQQKVASQTSLKAEFKRKPEKPICPKCETPMVLRTAKKGNQQGQKFWGCHNYPKCREVIRP
- a CDS encoding DUF1501 domain-containing protein gives rise to the protein MLRLEDQPVRLCDKVPRRSFMQIGGLAMGGLSLPQILKAQAQSGKPSSHKAVIMIFLAGGPPHQDMFDLKPDAPAEVRGEFKPINTNVPGIQISELMPRVAGMMDKFSIIRSLVGAEGRHDSFECCTGHHFRSAQPQGGWPALGSALSKVEGPVNPTVPPYIDLSHTMAHHPWNIKSSGFLGLEHAPFRPDGRVMENMTLNSISPARLNERAHLLKGLDRFRNVAETRLTDGTYDGHTKQALEVLSSSRLVEALDLEKEDPKVRARYGKDSPKVLNYSLDKGYQAIMSRFLLARRAVEAGARCVTCSFAHFDWHGNNFAYARKVVPLLDQGVAALVEDLHERGMDQDVTVIVWGEFGRTPKINPRAGRDHWPRVHAALMAGGGMQNGQVIGSTNRLAEEAVDRPVHMQEVFATLYHNLGIDVASTTIEDNTGRPQYLIDQQTPIRELV
- a CDS encoding LexA family protein; protein product: MNQYLTDQQQQILDYITHEIDNTGLAPTLHQIVYVLEIRSTNLVMNQLKVLEQKGWIMFDPFQSRGIRLTENIPSYRLTIYGSVEEGRIAFDRAV